In Rana temporaria chromosome 3, aRanTem1.1, whole genome shotgun sequence, a single window of DNA contains:
- the LOC120933678 gene encoding nuclear factor 7, ovary-like translates to MASGDLRAELECSVCLNIYTDPVNLRCGHNFCRVCIDRVLDTQGGSGGYSCPECREKFQDRPALHRNITLRNIAGNFLSSQPNQEDSGVFCTYCVDSPVPAVRSCLLCEVYLCDKHLRVHKKSPGHILCDPTLSMENRKCSVHKKILEYYCTEDYTCACMLCVIGGHKGHKMESLGEASEKKKNKLRNVLQKLLTKRAETEERVQSLQEHRRKVEEEAPGDTERVTVLFRDLRRRLEDLEKRILREISRRAERISISIRDLEIKKEKLSRKMRHIEELCNMTDPLTVLQESDTGDLCDTEDGDNEDRERHEKLLHDGGGLDVAGISHTLHTLSDIMRGVNVDFYIQGAADILLDVNTAYNLLHISDDRKTVSRSDVKHNRPETPERFQGSYQVLSSQSFSSGRHYWEVDVGETDGWRVGMCYPSIDRRGGQSLIGYNNKSWGLYRDGDQYGLRHDNKEILLTPNLSSNRVRIDLDYEAGRISFYDLCDPIRHLHTFTTTFTEPLHAGICVWRGCIKICGRNQGK, encoded by the coding sequence ATGGCGTCTGGTGATCTGAGAGCTGAGTTGGAATGTTCCgtctgtctgaacatttatacagatcctgtaaacctgagatgtggacacaacttctgccgggtctgtattgatcgtgtgctggatacacagggggggtctggaggatattcctgtcctgaatgcagaGAGAAGTTTCAGGATCGGCCTGCACTGCACAGGAACATAACACTACGTAACATAGCGGGGAATTTCCTGTCTTCTCAGCCAAATCAGGAGGACTCTGGGGTCTTCTGTACTTACTGTGTGGactctcctgtacctgctgttagaTCCTGTCTGCTCTGTGAGGTTTATCTGTGTGATAAACACCTGAGAGTCCACAAAAAGTCCCCGGGACACATCTTATGTGACCCCACCTTGTCCATGGAGAACAggaaatgctccgtccataagaagatcctggagtattactgcactgaggatTATACCTGTGCCTGTATGTTGTGTGTGATTGGAGGACATAAAGGACATAAGATGGAGTCACTGGGTGAGGCTtctgagaagaagaagaataaactgaggaatgttctgcagaaactTCTGACAAAGAGAGCGGAGACGGAggaaagagtccagagtctgcaggaacacaggaggaaAGTAGAAGAAGAAGCACCTGGTGACACCGAGAGAGTCACTGTCCTGTTTAGAGATCTCAGGAGACGTCTGGAAGATCTGGAGAAGAGAATCCTGAGGGAAATCTCCAGGAGGGCAGAGCGGATCTCCATCTCCATCCGGgatctggaaataaagaaggagaagctgtccaggaagatgcgtcacattgaggagctgtgtaacatgacggatccactgactgtcttacaggaatcagacacaggtgacttgtgtgatactgaggatggagataatgaggacagagagagacatgagaagctcctccatgatggagggggtctggatgtggctgggatatcacacacattacacacattaTCTGATATAATGAGAGGGGTAAATGTAgacttctatatacagggagctgcagacatattactggatgtaAACACAGCTTATAATCTTCTCCATATATCAGATGACAGGAAAACTGTATCCAGGTCAGATGTAAAACACAATCGTCCAGAAACACCAGAGAGATTTCAGGGTAGTTATCAGGTGTTGAGCAGTCAGAGTTTCTCctcagggagacattactgggaagtggatgtcgGGGAAACAGATGGATGGAGAGTCGggatgtgttaccccagtatagaCAGGAGAGGAGGGCAGTCACTGATTGGATATAATAACAAGTCATGGGGTTTGTACAGGGATGGTGATCAGTATGGGTTGAGACATGACAATAAAGAGATCCTTTTAACCCCCAATCtctccagtaacagagtcaggatagatctggattatgaggccgggcggatctccttttatgatctgtgtgacccgatccgacacctccacaccttcaccaccaccttcactgagcccctccatgctgggATATGTGTATGGAGAGGTTGTATAAAGATATGTGGGAGGAATCAGGGAAAGTGA